The genomic stretch AATCCGTAAGATCCCCATCCTTGGCGATATTCCTATCCTCGGGGCGCTCTTCCGCCAGGTGCGCCACAGCCGTACGGAGACCGAGCTGCTCATCGCTGTGACTCCCCGGCTGGTTAAGCCCCTAGGTCCCCAAGAGGTCATTCCCATGCCGGGCGACGAGGCCGTCTACGACCCCAATGATTTCGAGCTCTTTCTCCTCGGCAAGATGACCCATACGGAGCTAGGCAAGAAGACAAAGGAACAAAAGGCCATGAATGAGTTCCTCAAAGCCCAGGCGGGACCTGGCGGGTATTTGGGGTTCATCAAATGACCACGCAAAAGACGCAAGGGAGAGTGTCTCGGGCCGCGGGCTTTCTCGTAGCCTTAGCCCTCGTCGGCGGGTGCGCCTCGAAGCCCAAGAGTGCCTTGAACTCGCGCCCTTCGCCCTCTCCCAACAGGCTGGACCTGCTCGACATCAGGTCTCACGGCAAGGATCTAAACCACAAGGGCATCGTCAACAAGCACCTGGTGCGTTATTTTGTGGGCAGCGGTCAGTACGTCCTGGCACTGAAACACAATGAGACGCTGCTTAAAAAGGACTCCAATGATGCCGAGCTTCACTTCCTCAAAGGCTACGCCCTCCGGGAGCTAGGCCGCTATGAGGTAGCTGTTAAAGAGTTGAAGACCGCAGCCAAACTCCACCGGAACTACGCCGAAGCCTGGAACGCCCTGGCAGTGACCTACGACCGGATGCGTAAGCCCGATGAGGCCGAGAAGGCATTCTTGCAAGCCCTCAAGATTACACCGACCTCGCCCAAGTATCTCAACAACCTGGGGTTCTCCTACTTCAGCAGAGGCCAGTATGACAAGTCCGTCGAGGCTTACAAGAAGGCCCTCGCCTCCTACCCCAACAACGTTCTAATTCACAACAATCTCGGCTTCGCCTACGGAATGCTCGGCCGTTACGAAGAGGCCATGGCCGAATTTAAACAGGCCGGTCGCGACGAGGTGGCTTACAACAACCAGGGGTTCGTCTATCACATGCTCGGCTACAACGACCAGGCCAAGGTCATGTATGCCAAGGCGCTCGAGTCCAATCCTAAGTTCACCAAAGCTCGAGACAACCTTCGGATATTGGAAAATGAGGGGAACGGCGCCTCTAGTGCGCCGTAAGGAGGAGGTGGCTTACAAGATGAAGAAGTTCTGGACAATCGGCATTATCGGGCTCATGGTCGCCTTCTTTTTGACCGCCTGCAGCCGAGCCCAAACCAATCCTTACCATGGGGTCTCCTCGAAGATGAACTTCGGGCGCCAGATCATCAACCCCGAGGCTCCCGCCGAGGAGGAGTTGCCCGCGACTTCCGGCGCCATAGGCGAAGAAATATATAAGCGACACGCCGATACCTACCAACAAGCCATCCCACGAAGGCTACATGGGACAACTATTCGCGGTGGTATCAAGTCCAAGTAGGGGTTCGCTGTAGAGCCGCTACCCGCTTCCTAGACACTTTCCACACATAGCTTTCCCACGACGAATATAACTCCGCCAACGGGTTGAAGCCATTCCCGCTACACAGCAATCCTGGATGGAAACGCGAAAGGGCCTACTTCGCTAACGAGGGTAGGACGCTATCGATAATCTTGATTACACCTGGGCCGATGACAATCAAAAAAGTGGCTGGCAGGATGAAGAGCACCAGTGGGAACGTCAGCTTGACGGTCGTCTTGGCCGCCTTCTCCTCCGCGGCCTGGCGCCGTCTGGTCCGAATTGTGTCGGCTGAGATTCGCAGGGCTTGGGCTATCGAGGTGCCAAACCTATCGGCCTGGATCAGGACTGTCGCCAGGCCGCGGAGGTCCTCGAGGCTGTTGCGCTCTCCAAGGTTCCCCAGAGCCTTCTGGTAAGGAATTCCGGTGTTCATCTCGAGCGAAACGAGAGCGAGTTCTTTAGCCAATTTCGGAGCGGTGTGTTCTATCTCCTCCCCCACCCGCTTGAGCGCCATATTGAGCCCCAGGCCGGCCTCGACGCATACAATGAGAAGGTCGAGGGCGTTCGGCAATGACTTGTTCAGGGCATCGTTGCGGCGATTCGTCACAATTCTTAACCACAGGTTGGGAGCATAGAGCCCCAGGGCCGTACCCCCTCCAACGGTGATGATTACGTTGAGGAGATTTTGAGCTCCCGCCAACGAGTAGGCCACCCCCAGACCTCCCAATAGTAGAGCCCCCGCGGCTTTCATACCAAAGAAGAACATCGGGGCCTTGGAGCTTCGGTAGCCGGCGTAAGAGAGTGTTTTCCTGAGGCCTGTGACCTTCTGCTGCTCTTTGGGCGCCGTTAACCGGCTCAGAGAGCTCATGGCCTTTTCCAATTGCTTTTCCATCTTCCCGTGTTTGCCCTGATCCTGTACCCCTATGCCCTGAAGTCTCTCCGAGACAACATCCGACGTAGTCTTCTTGAAGGCTTGACTTAGGAACACTCCCACGCCCCCAATGGCCAAGACGGCGACGGTCATCATGAGGTAAAAGAGGGTGTTCGGATCAGATGTAAAGAGGTCCATCATGATACGGCCTCCTAGATATCAATTGAAACAATCTTCTTAATCAACAGGGCTCCGAGTATCACAAGCCCACCAGCGGTGTAAAGCATGATATTGCCGAGGGGGGTGGTAAAGAGCGGCTCCATGTAATTAGGGCTAAGGTAGTTGATAATAAAACCCATACCAATTGGCAATAGTCCCAACAGCCAACCGCTCAAGCGTCCTTCACCCGTCAGGGCCTTGATATGGCCCCTGAGCTTGAAGCGCTCCCGAATTGTGTAGCTAAGTTTGTCCAAAACCTCGGTCAGATTGCTACCTACATCCCACTGGATGAGCACGCTGGTGACGAAGAGCTTCATGTCCATGTTGTCGCACCGGTGTAAGAGGTTCTACAGTGAGTCCTTCATGCTCACCCCCAACCGATTCTCCTCGTTGATTTTTCTAAATTCGGTGCTGATGGGAGCTGAAAACTCCTTGGCTACCACCTCGAAGGCCATTGAGAGAGCGAAACCCGTCCGCAGGCTGCGGACGATAGTGTCGAGCGCCTCGGGCAGCTGCTTCGTGAGCTTTGACATCCGGTGCCGCTTGGCCAATTTAAGGTACAACCAGGGCCCTATGATACCT from Nitrospinota bacterium encodes the following:
- a CDS encoding type II and III secretion system protein family protein, which encodes IRKIPILGDIPILGALFRQVRHSRTETELLIAVTPRLVKPLGPQEVIPMPGDEAVYDPNDFELFLLGKMTHTELGKKTKEQKAMNEFLKAQAGPGGYLGFIK
- a CDS encoding tetratricopeptide repeat protein encodes the protein MTTQKTQGRVSRAAGFLVALALVGGCASKPKSALNSRPSPSPNRLDLLDIRSHGKDLNHKGIVNKHLVRYFVGSGQYVLALKHNETLLKKDSNDAELHFLKGYALRELGRYEVAVKELKTAAKLHRNYAEAWNALAVTYDRMRKPDEAEKAFLQALKITPTSPKYLNNLGFSYFSRGQYDKSVEAYKKALASYPNNVLIHNNLGFAYGMLGRYEEAMAEFKQAGRDEVAYNNQGFVYHMLGYNDQAKVMYAKALESNPKFTKARDNLRILENEGNGASSAP
- a CDS encoding type II secretion system F family protein: MMDLFTSDPNTLFYLMMTVAVLAIGGVGVFLSQAFKKTTSDVVSERLQGIGVQDQGKHGKMEKQLEKAMSSLSRLTAPKEQQKVTGLRKTLSYAGYRSSKAPMFFFGMKAAGALLLGGLGVAYSLAGAQNLLNVIITVGGGTALGLYAPNLWLRIVTNRRNDALNKSLPNALDLLIVCVEAGLGLNMALKRVGEEIEHTAPKLAKELALVSLEMNTGIPYQKALGNLGERNSLEDLRGLATVLIQADRFGTSIAQALRISADTIRTRRRQAAEEKAAKTTVKLTFPLVLFILPATFLIVIGPGVIKIIDSVLPSLAK